The following proteins are co-located in the Mercenaria mercenaria strain notata unplaced genomic scaffold, MADL_Memer_1 contig_1822, whole genome shotgun sequence genome:
- the LOC128551903 gene encoding uncharacterized protein LOC128551903, giving the protein MAHQLDFKNKKYEQWVKAGLGVEYLGEGLYPFCDEVVTRQHNDILDTIKQTKNLSTVTCGQCNLNKLKPDHVQTGNKQCPLSQANCNCLHPSGKQPCPNDVCGAIYDHIVTNYGSTPPAPYWRNTEAKWWCTDPWSVAKCFINSPVHYDIIDCTGFLRLIINNQGFHNHIQCTINGTDVFSKVLQYSNEIFHSSSMELEENTANTYIDAMIAILQDDKELKTREYAQNAVQKLLELKKDDFIIPTKDELHMANASMASISGTTEEFESKLQVNLGNEMKELKTEQPRQRDL; this is encoded by the exons ATGGCGCATCAGCTTGATTTCAAGAATAAAAAATACGAACAGTGGGTGAAAGCTGGACTTGGAGTAGAATATCTAGGAGAAGGACTGTACCCATTTTGCGACGAGGTTGTAACGCGACAGCATAATGATATCTTAGATACCATTAAACAGACAAAAAACCTATCGACTGTGACATGTGGTCAATGCAATCTGAACAAACTGAAACCAGACCATGTACAAACAGGAAACAAGCAATGTCCGTTAAGCCAAGCTAACTGTAATTGCTTGCATCCATCTGGAAAACAACCTTGTCCAAACGATGTATGTGGTGCTATCTATGACCATATTGTGACCAATTATGGGTCTACACCACCAGCTCCTTATTGGAGAAATACTGAGGCAAAGTGGTGGTGTACTGATCCATGGAGTGTAGCTAAATGTTTCATCAATTCCCCCGTACATTACGATATAATTGACTGTACAGGGTTTTTACGCTTGATTATAAATAACCAGGGTTTTCACAATCATATCCAGTGTACAATTAATGGAACTGATGTCTTCTCAAAG GTATTACAGTACAGTAACGAGATTTTTCATTCGAGTTCTATGGAGTTAGAAGAAAACACTGCCAATACTTACATTGATGCTATGatagctattctacaagatgacaagGAACTGAAAACACGAGAGTATGCGCAAAACGCAGTACAGAAGCTTCTAGAG TTAAAGAAAGACGATTTCATAATTCCAACAAAAGATGAATTACATATGGCCAATGCGTCCATGGCGTCAATTTCTGGTACGACAGAGGAGTTCGAAAGCAAATTACAGGTAAATCTAGGAAAC GAAATGAAAGAGCTCAAGACAGAACAGCCTCGTCAACGTGATTTAG